In the Euphorbia lathyris chromosome 5, ddEupLath1.1, whole genome shotgun sequence genome, one interval contains:
- the LOC136228615 gene encoding ACT domain-containing protein ACR1, with translation MEIAYQPYIDPEFESLIERIYPPRVCIDNDTCQECTLIKVDSANKHGILLEMVQVLTDLELVISKSYISSDGGWFMDVFHVTDQMGNKLTDESLILYIQQAMCASRRGGVSKEIQNCVKRDIRPRHVLSTEHTALEMIGTDRPGLLSEILAVLVELECNVVAAVAWTHNTRAASIIYVEDRFQGGLITDTNRLVHIQEQLENVVEAHHGIDERRSVRLISSMTSHTHTERRLHQLMYANMDYEPCLGCTGTGALHRRDCTEIHVSIESCKEKDYSVVNMRCRDRPKLLFDTLCALTDMEYVVFHAAVSSGGIMAEQEYFIRQKDGCTLDSEYERHKLKQCLIAAIERRASHGVRLDICTLNRMGLLSDLTRVFRENGLSISRAEVGMQDDRAVGSFYVTDVSGDAVSEHTIDLVRNEIGGSVLVVNRSPRWTSRTPSTASLSRTSSGSVDDGKPRLSLGTLLWSQLEKLSGNFGSSIRS, from the exons ATGGAGATCGCTTATCAGCCTTACATCGATCCCGAATTCGAATCTCTCATCGAAAGAATCTATCCTCCCAG GGTTTGTATTGATAATGACACATGCCAAGAATGCACCCTTATTAAG GTTGATAGTGCAAACAAGCACGGAATTTTATTAGAAATGGTCCAAGTTTTGACAGATCTTGAACTTGTTATATCTAAATCATACATATCTTCCGATGGTGGATGGTTCATGGACG TGTTCCACGTGACTGATCAAATGGGTAACAAGTTAACTGACGAAAGCCTCATTCTTTATATCCAGCAG GCAATGTGTGCAAGCAGAAGAGGTGGAGTATCAAAGGAGATACAAAACTGTGTGAAAAGAGACATTCGGCCGCGACATGTACTGTCAACGGAACACACTGCTTTGGAGATGATCGGGACCGACAGGCCCGGTCTCCTGTCCGAGATTTTAGCTGTGCTTGTTGAGCTGGAATGTAATGTTGTAGCTGCTGTTGCATGGACACACAACACCCGAGCAGCATCCATCATTTATGTAGAAGACAGGTTCCAAGGCGGACTGATTACGGACACGAATAGACTCGTTCATATACAGGAGCAGTTGGAGAATGTTGTTGAGGCACATCATGGGATAGACGAGAGGAGAAGTGTCAGGTTGATCTCTTCTATGACTAGTCACACCCACACCGAGAGGCGGCTCCACCAATTGATGTATGCCAACATGGATTATGAACCCTGTCTCGGCTGCACTGGAACCGGTGCTCTACATAGGAGAGATTGTACTGAGATTCATGTATCAATAGAATCCTGCAAAGAGAAAGATTATTCTGTTGTAAATATGAGATGCAGAGATCGGCCCAAGTTGCTATTCGATACACTTTGCGCACTAACCGATATGGAGTATGTGGTATTCCATGCTGCGGTTAGCTCTGGCGGTATAATGGCTGAGCAG GAGTATTTCATACGGCAGAAGGATGGCTGCACTTTGGATTCAGAGTACGAAAGGCATAAACTCAAACAGTGCTTGATTGCTGCTATCGAGCGGAGGGCATCTCAT GGCGTGAGACTCGACATATGCACTCTCAACCGAATGGGATTACTATCTGATCTGACTAGGGTGTTTCGTGAAAACGGCCTATCGATATCAAGGGCTGAAGTTGGTATGCAAGATGACAGGGCAGTGGGATCATTCTACGTCACTGATGTTTCGGGAGATGCAGTTAGTGAACATACAATAGACTTGGTGAGGAACGAGATAGGTGGATCAGTTCTGGTAGTTAATAGATCACCAAGATGGACTTCTAGGACTCCCTCAACAGCAAGTCTTAGCAGAACTAGCAGTGGCAGTGTAGATGATGGGAAGCCAAGATTGTCATTAGGAACCCTATTATGGTCTCAACTTGAGAAGCTGTCTGGGAATTTCGGCAGCTCAATACGGTCATGA
- the LOC136228614 gene encoding uncharacterized protein: protein MAWLARSIANSLKLEDDDDALLPNPNVTDPNPQSDLPAQSSSPRGVKEDISELTKTLSRQFWGVASFLAPPPPDSPPSPSRQISDVIVDDPLLDQPSDPEPSNEDLISGIRSDFAEIGGRFKTGISKLSSNVAVSEITKIASNFLQIGSERDFNDEDLVGSAIGVTEEVVFFARDAAMHPETWLDFPVPDDDFDEFDMSDAQQEHALAVERLAPRLAALRIELCPGYMSEGCFWKIYFVLLHPRLSKQDAELLSTPQIVEARGMLSHELKNQNKGTKPEWTESGASGSRETADLPHEVSLSVPSSDYSESVPSKKPVFEGPPVTFSEKTPENEALPSGFKDEIESEKHPIQSTEIQIVDKAVVEESSVNHNQNQHIPITTSKVLEEKYDDTDDWLKEESSEVVGTSGGAVHIENDEDVSFSDLEDDDDVDVPTSYKKVISISDASTKDSRDWVQLSESSGDSVKDIKQTGQVSAHNSEPKESNDWLDVEDIDVM from the exons ATGGCATGGCTTGCTAGGTCCATTGCTAATTCTCTCAAGCTTGAAGATGACGATGATGCCCTCTTACCTAACCCTAATGTCACCGACCCTAATCCACAATCTGATCTTCCTGCCCAGTCCTCGTCCCCTCGTGGTGTCAAGGAGGATATCTCCGAGCTCACCAAAACTCTATCCCGTCAATTCTGGGGTGTTGCCTCCTTTCTTGCTCCTCCTCCACCCGACTCCCCTCCTTCTCCCTCTCGTCAGATCTCTGATGTAATTGTCGATGATCCCCTACTCGACCAGCCGTCTGATCCCGAGCCTTCTAATGAAGATTTGATTTCGGGGATTCGTAGCGACTTTGCTGAGATTGGAGGAAGATTCAAGACCGGGATATCCAAGCTATCTAGTAATGTCGCTGTATCCGAGATCACGAAGATCGCCTCGAATTTCCTTCAGATTGGATCCGAAAGGGATTTTAACGATGAGGATTTGGTTGGCAGTGCTATCGGTGTCACCGAAGAGGTTGTATTTTTCGCCAGGGATGCTGCTATGCATCCTGAGACATGGTTAGATTTCCCTGTTCCTGATGATGATTTTGATG AATTTGATATGTCTGATGCGCAACAAGAGCATGCTTTGGCTGTTGAACGTCTTGCTCCAAGATTAGCTGCACTGCGGATTGAACTTTGTCCAGGATATATGAGTGAGGGCTGCTTTTGGAAGATCTATTTTGTACTTTTGCACCCTAGACTCAGTAAACAAGATGCTGAACTGCTTTCAACTCCCCAA ATAGTTGAAGCGAGGGGAATGTTATCACACGAGTTGAAGAACCAAAACAAGGGAACCAAACCGGAATGGACAGAAAGTGGCGCTTCTGGATCACGAGAAACTGCTGACTTACCACATGAAGTGTCTCTTTCTGTACCATCTAGTGATTATTCTGAATCAGTGCCTTCAAAGAAACCTGTTTTTGAAGGACCCCCTGTCACTTTTTCTGAAAAGACACCTGAGAATGAAGCACTTCCTTCTGGTTTTAAGGATGAAATAGAATCAGAGAAGCACCCAATTCAGAGTACTGAGATTCAAATTGTTGACAAAGCTGTGGTTGAGGAATCATCAGTTAACCACAACCAGAATCAACATATCCCTATTACCACCTCTAAAGTTCTGGAGGAGAAATATGATGATACTGATGATTGGTTGAAAGAAGAAAGTTCGGAAGTTGTTGGCACCAGTGGAGGTGCAGTGCATATTGAAAATGATGAGGATGTGTCATTCAGTGATCtcgaagatgatgatgatgtagACGTGCCTACAAGTTATAAAAAGGTAATATCGATTTCTGATGCTTCAACGAAGGACTCGCGAGATTGGGTTCAATTAAGCGAAAGCTCTGGTGACTCAGTTAAGGATATTAAACAAACTGGGCAGGTAAGTGCTCACAACTCTGAACCCAAGGAGTCTAATGATTGGCTTGATGTTGAGGACATTGATGTGATGTGA
- the LOC136230784 gene encoding uncharacterized protein produces the protein MGNCLFGGAGEGMIRVVKSSGGTMEFTGPITVGCITNEFPGHAIYPSHDLFWRPLSSDDELQPGNSYYLLPINDEQVVKEGHVRSKSIPTSSSLLTPYRMSFDYHGMLKRSYTEPFSSSRYNNKYSNHGFWKVKLVITPEQLLQILSQENLTQEFVENMRVVAKCGNGNGISSSSSSFSDQWSFSSSRNSSKKDV, from the coding sequence ATGGGAAACTGCCTGTTCGGAGGGGCAGGAGAAGGAATGATAAGAGTGGTTAAATCCTCCGGGGGAACAATGGAGTTTACAGGGCCAATTACAGTAGGATGCATCACCAATGAATTTCCAGGTCATGCTATATATCCAAGCCATGATCTTTTTTGGCGACCACTTTCTTCCGACGACGAACTTCAACCAGGAAACTCGTACTATTTACTTCCAATTAACGACGAACAAGTTGTGAAAGAAGGGCATGTTAGATCCAAAAGCATACCCACTTCTTCATCTCTTCTCACTCCTTACAGAATGTCCTTTGATTACCATGGCATGTTAAAAAGATCTTATACTGAGCCTTTTTCAAGTTCTAGATACAACAACAAGTACTCTAATCATGGATTTTGGAAAGTTAAGCTTGTAATTACACCAGAGCAGCTTTTGCAGATACTTTCTCAGGAAAATCTAACGCAGGAATTCGTTGAAAATATGAGAGTTGTTGCTAAATGTGGAAATGGAAATGGgatttcttcttcatcttcttctttttcagaTCAATGGAGTTTTTCTAGTAGTCGGAATTCCTCTAAGAAAGATGTTTAa